Proteins encoded in a region of the Paenibacillus wynnii genome:
- a CDS encoding HD-GYP domain-containing protein, with product MRVHVTDLKNGDFLREDAFSSRGIHVLSKGTQLRIEEISKLMQHGVDYVDIEARDEVLITSSKPQTIQKLTKNFDQMIDGFESLYLEALAKGSFNKTMVDDVLQPMLGSLDKQKDVVTLLLLLDRDDNYTYNHSLQVGMLSYYISSWLGYTKKESYEISRAGYLIDIGKCQVSSELLNKPGKLTTAEFDEVKRHTTYGYEIIRNSMDDHNTALVALQHHEREDGSGYPDRLTKSEINPYAQIAAIADVYSAMTTPRIYQSKQELISVLREIHNLSFGKLNARSVHAFIQHLMPNFIGKRVLISTGDMGVIIMNNPTDVFRPLIQIGNLFCDLSRERHISIVEIYME from the coding sequence TTGAGAGTGCATGTCACTGATCTTAAAAATGGTGATTTTCTGAGAGAAGATGCCTTTAGCTCCAGAGGAATTCACGTATTATCCAAAGGAACACAGCTTCGTATCGAGGAAATATCCAAGCTTATGCAACATGGTGTGGATTATGTCGATATTGAAGCCCGGGATGAGGTTCTTATTACCTCAAGTAAACCTCAGACCATTCAGAAATTGACTAAAAATTTCGACCAAATGATTGATGGCTTTGAATCTCTTTATTTAGAGGCATTGGCCAAAGGCAGTTTTAACAAAACGATGGTTGATGATGTACTTCAGCCTATGCTGGGATCTCTGGACAAACAAAAGGACGTAGTTACTCTACTGCTTTTGTTGGACCGTGACGATAACTACACTTATAATCACTCTCTCCAAGTGGGCATGCTTTCTTATTATATTTCTTCTTGGCTAGGTTATACCAAGAAAGAGAGCTATGAGATCAGCCGAGCTGGATATTTGATTGATATTGGTAAGTGTCAGGTTTCCTCAGAACTGCTGAATAAGCCGGGAAAGCTTACAACTGCTGAATTTGATGAAGTAAAGCGTCACACTACATACGGTTATGAGATCATTAGAAATTCTATGGACGACCACAACACTGCTCTGGTTGCCCTTCAGCATCATGAACGCGAGGACGGCTCAGGTTATCCCGACAGATTGACGAAATCGGAAATTAACCCTTATGCTCAGATTGCAGCTATTGCAGACGTATACAGTGCTATGACTACCCCACGGATTTACCAGTCTAAGCAAGAACTAATTAGCGTCCTACGCGAAATACATAACCTCAGCTTTGGCAAGCTGAATGCTAGATCAGTACATGCCTTTATTCAACATCTTATGCCTAATTTTATTGGGAAACGTGTATTAATAAGTACCGGAGACATGGGAGTCATTATTATGAACAATCCTACAGATGTATTCCGTCCATTGATTCAAATTGGCAACCTCTTCTGTGATCTGTCTCGGGAACGCCACATATCGATTGTTGAGATATACATGGAATAG
- a CDS encoding IS3 family transposase codes for MLYDIRSMNDSQRRIEEYIHFNNKHRPQHKLNKLPPVECRKQLIA; via the coding sequence ATGCTATATGATATCCGAAGTATGAACGACTCACAAAGGAGAATTGAGGAATACATCCACTTTAACAACAAACATCGTCCGCAACATAAACTAAATAAGCTGCCTCCGGTAGAGTGCCGGAAGCAGCTTATAGCCTAG
- a CDS encoding DUF7667 family protein translates to MLPVHERLAELYTLSRKRPLTHAEDAELQQCLQANAKYCWEMACLNNAALLAAAVNDTLWLQDTTALMNELRFTGRTAKRN, encoded by the coding sequence ATGCTTCCTGTTCATGAACGCCTCGCTGAACTGTATACACTCAGTCGGAAACGCCCGCTTACACACGCCGAAGACGCTGAACTGCAGCAATGCCTGCAGGCTAACGCCAAATACTGTTGGGAGATGGCGTGCTTGAATAATGCGGCTTTGCTCGCTGCAGCAGTAAATGATACCTTATGGCTGCAAGATACCACTGCTTTGATGAATGAGCTTCGATTTACAGGCAGGACTGCCAAACGCAATTAA
- a CDS encoding 6-phospho-beta-glucosidase: MKDGLKVAVIGGGSSYTPEIVEGFLLRYDRLPIKELWLVDIEEGRHKLEIVGNLAKRMIEKSGLPIQVHLTLDRKKAIEGAHFISTQMRVGLLEARKWDEHIPNQHGVIGQETTGPGGMMKALRTIPALLDICRDIEALSPDAWLLNFTNPAGMVTEAIHNYSKVKSIGLCNAPIGLQKWLTQKYETPAANIYTEFVGLNHLHWVTQVLVNGQDKLLELLDQREEYAAKNVPPSEWDPEFLQSLGALPSYYLKYFYMTDVMLQEQLEAVKSGGTRAEVVKRVEEELFELYKDLKLQEKPKQLEQRGGAYYSEAAVNVMDSLYNDKRDIQTLNVRNGNILDFLPSNACIEVNCLVTGNGPIPLPVSRIPEHVKGLIHAVKTYERLTIDAAIQGDRGLVLQALVHHPLVPSVSVAKTLMNEMLEKNKAYLPAFYK; encoded by the coding sequence TTGAAGGATGGGCTAAAGGTAGCGGTTATTGGCGGAGGTTCCTCTTATACACCGGAAATTGTGGAAGGCTTCCTGTTGAGATATGATCGGCTTCCAATTAAGGAATTATGGTTGGTGGATATTGAGGAAGGACGGCATAAGCTCGAGATCGTGGGCAACTTAGCTAAAAGGATGATTGAGAAATCGGGTCTGCCGATACAAGTTCATCTTACACTTGACCGTAAGAAGGCGATAGAAGGCGCCCACTTTATTTCTACACAGATGCGTGTCGGGCTGCTCGAAGCCAGAAAATGGGACGAACATATTCCGAATCAGCATGGCGTCATAGGGCAGGAAACAACCGGCCCAGGCGGAATGATGAAGGCACTAAGGACCATTCCTGCGTTACTGGATATATGTAGAGATATAGAAGCGCTAAGTCCGGATGCTTGGCTGCTCAATTTCACCAATCCAGCGGGTATGGTTACGGAAGCGATTCATAACTATTCCAAGGTAAAAAGTATAGGGTTATGTAATGCACCAATCGGCCTACAAAAATGGCTTACTCAGAAATATGAGACGCCTGCAGCTAACATCTATACTGAGTTCGTCGGATTGAACCATCTGCACTGGGTTACTCAGGTGCTTGTAAACGGCCAAGATAAATTACTGGAGCTGTTGGATCAACGTGAGGAGTATGCAGCCAAGAATGTTCCGCCCAGTGAATGGGATCCGGAGTTTCTTCAATCCCTGGGTGCCTTGCCATCCTACTATTTGAAGTATTTCTACATGACTGATGTGATGCTTCAGGAACAACTGGAAGCCGTCAAGAGTGGTGGTACCCGTGCTGAGGTTGTGAAACGGGTAGAAGAGGAGTTGTTTGAGCTATACAAAGATCTCAAGCTGCAGGAAAAACCCAAACAGCTTGAGCAGCGCGGCGGGGCTTACTATTCCGAAGCAGCCGTTAACGTGATGGATTCGTTATACAACGACAAACGTGATATTCAAACGTTGAATGTTAGGAATGGTAACATTCTAGATTTTCTACCTTCAAACGCCTGCATTGAAGTAAATTGTCTTGTGACAGGGAATGGACCCATTCCTCTGCCGGTTAGCAGGATACCTGAACATGTAAAAGGGCTAATTCATGCGGTTAAAACCTATGAACGTTTGACCATTGACGCAGCTATACAAGGAGACAGGGGTTTGGTATTGCAAGCGTTGGTACATCATCCGCTTGTACCGTCGGTATCCGTAGCTAAGACATTGATGAATGAGATGCTCGAGAAAAACAAAGCGTATCTACCGGCCTTTTATAAATAG
- the sufB gene encoding Fe-S cluster assembly protein SufB has translation MAKKAPDMEEYQYGFRDEHKSIFQSGKGLTAEIVKEISAIKNEPQWMLDFRLKSLEQFRKMPMPTWGGNMDDLDFEDIQYYVRPSEKQGKTWEEVPSEIKETFDKLGIPEAEQKFLAGVSAQYESEVVYHSMQKNLEDQGVIFTDTDSALRDHPELFRKFFGTIIPPTDNKFAALNSAVWSGGSFIYVPKGVKCEVPLQAYFRINSENMGQFERTLILADEDSFVHYVEGCTAPIYSTNSLHSAVVEILCMKNARVRYTTIQNWAPNIYNLVTKRAVAEENATMEWVDGNIGSKLTMKYPAVVLKGRGAKGSVLSIAVAGKGQHQDAGAKMIHLAPDTTSTIISKSISKHGGKVTYRGLASFGRQADGAKSNIKCDTLIMDNQSTSDTIPYNEIMNDNITLEHEATVSKVSEEQLFYLMSRGLTEAEATQMIVMGFIEPFTKELPMEYAVEMNRLIKFEMEGSIG, from the coding sequence ATGGCTAAGAAAGCGCCTGATATGGAGGAATACCAGTACGGGTTCCGGGATGAGCACAAGTCGATATTCCAGTCTGGTAAAGGATTGACGGCCGAAATTGTTAAAGAAATCTCAGCAATCAAGAATGAACCCCAGTGGATGCTTGATTTCCGCCTGAAATCACTGGAACAATTCCGCAAGATGCCGATGCCTACATGGGGCGGCAACATGGATGATCTGGATTTCGAGGATATTCAATATTATGTAAGACCATCCGAGAAACAAGGAAAGACATGGGAGGAAGTCCCTTCTGAAATTAAAGAGACTTTTGATAAGCTTGGTATTCCGGAAGCGGAGCAGAAGTTCCTTGCTGGTGTCTCGGCTCAATACGAGTCCGAGGTTGTATACCACAGCATGCAAAAGAACCTTGAAGATCAAGGGGTTATCTTTACAGACACCGATAGTGCACTGCGCGATCATCCGGAACTTTTCAGAAAGTTTTTCGGAACGATTATCCCTCCGACTGATAATAAATTTGCCGCATTGAATAGCGCTGTATGGTCAGGCGGAAGCTTCATCTATGTTCCAAAAGGTGTGAAATGCGAAGTGCCTTTGCAAGCTTACTTCCGTATTAACTCCGAGAACATGGGACAATTCGAGCGTACTCTGATTTTGGCCGATGAGGACAGCTTCGTACATTACGTAGAGGGTTGTACAGCACCAATCTACAGCACGAATTCCCTGCATAGCGCAGTAGTAGAAATCCTGTGTATGAAAAATGCACGCGTTCGTTATACCACCATTCAGAACTGGGCACCAAACATCTACAACCTCGTTACCAAACGTGCGGTTGCAGAAGAAAACGCCACAATGGAATGGGTTGACGGCAACATCGGTTCCAAGCTGACCATGAAATACCCTGCGGTAGTGCTCAAGGGCCGCGGAGCCAAAGGTTCTGTGCTTTCTATTGCCGTAGCCGGCAAAGGCCAGCATCAGGATGCAGGCGCCAAGATGATTCACTTGGCTCCGGACACGACTTCTACAATTATCTCGAAGTCGATCAGTAAACATGGCGGTAAGGTAACTTACCGGGGTCTCGCTTCCTTCGGCCGTCAAGCTGATGGAGCAAAATCAAACATTAAATGCGATACCCTCATTATGGATAACCAGTCCACTTCGGATACGATTCCTTATAATGAGATCATGAACGATAACATTACACTGGAACATGAAGCGACGGTCTCCAAGGTTTCCGAGGAGCAGCTGTTCTATCTCATGAGCCGTGGTCTTACAGAAGCCGAAGCAACGCAAATGATCGTAATGGGCTTCATTGAACCCTTCACCAAAGAGCTGCCGATGGAATATGCGGTAGAGATGAACCGTCTCATCAAGTTCGAGATGGAAGGTTCGATCGGTTAA
- a CDS encoding N-acetylglucosamine kinase, translating into MKYYLGVDAGGSKTYALVTDQSGRALGVGIGGNGNYQTGYDIAKHNITTAVAEALVQAGLEPYEIEYAVFGLAGADRETDYNILRPLINELGVPRHEVVCDTMIALRAGTSRPHGVVLICGSGTNSAGKNPQGEFYQCGGFSYLFGDFGGGGSLAEEVFRSVIRAWDGREQPTLLTELLLSYLNYENVCAMFNDYLDHNKIPPIDTARLVFEAANLGDSVAREILRHQGQELAKSACAVINRLGMEKEVFDVVLAGSIVTRGQSDIIPSHIENAVQTIAPEARIVKLGIEPVIGAVWMAMEAAGGTLSQDAYKRLKIIKEFQTINLEKRG; encoded by the coding sequence ATGAAGTATTATTTAGGCGTAGATGCAGGGGGCAGTAAAACCTACGCGTTGGTCACGGATCAGAGCGGAAGGGCGCTAGGGGTGGGGATAGGCGGAAATGGAAATTATCAGACCGGTTACGACATAGCCAAACATAATATCACTACTGCGGTGGCTGAAGCATTGGTTCAGGCCGGTCTTGAGCCTTATGAAATTGAATATGCTGTTTTTGGATTGGCTGGGGCGGACAGAGAAACAGACTATAACATTTTACGCCCTCTGATTAACGAGCTTGGCGTTCCCCGTCACGAAGTGGTATGCGATACAATGATTGCCCTGAGAGCAGGAACTTCAAGACCTCATGGTGTAGTGTTGATCTGCGGCAGCGGAACAAACAGTGCTGGGAAGAATCCACAGGGTGAATTTTATCAATGTGGCGGTTTTTCTTATCTTTTTGGCGATTTCGGCGGCGGCGGTTCCTTAGCGGAAGAGGTCTTTCGTTCTGTGATACGTGCTTGGGATGGAAGAGAACAGCCTACGCTTCTCACCGAACTTTTGCTTTCATATTTGAACTACGAAAACGTATGTGCCATGTTCAATGATTATCTAGATCATAACAAAATACCCCCGATAGATACGGCTCGATTGGTATTTGAGGCGGCTAATTTGGGTGATTCTGTTGCTCGGGAGATTTTGAGGCATCAAGGACAAGAACTCGCTAAGTCTGCTTGCGCCGTTATCAATCGACTCGGGATGGAGAAGGAAGTCTTTGACGTGGTGCTGGCAGGCAGTATAGTCACGCGGGGCCAAAGTGATATCATTCCTTCCCATATTGAAAATGCCGTGCAAACAATAGCTCCAGAAGCTCGTATAGTTAAGCTGGGCATAGAGCCAGTGATCGGTGCTGTGTGGATGGCAATGGAGGCAGCCGGAGGAACCTTATCTCAGGACGCTTACAAGAGGCTCAAGATCATTAAGGAGTTTCAGACCATTAATCTAGAGAAAAGAGGGTGA
- the sufU gene encoding Fe-S cluster assembly sulfur transfer protein SufU, translating into MNLDDLYRRVIMDHYKNPRNRGSFDDEAMKIELNNPTCGDRITLQLKVEDGIVKDARYNGEGCSISMSSASMMTEAVKGQTVERALDLADRFSCLMKGDAVDFGDYEDIEALSGVNKFPARIKCATLGWNALRKGIDEEEQHK; encoded by the coding sequence ATGAACTTGGATGATTTGTATAGACGCGTAATTATGGATCATTATAAAAATCCCCGGAATCGCGGCTCATTTGATGATGAAGCCATGAAGATCGAACTGAATAACCCAACCTGCGGCGACCGCATTACGCTTCAGCTTAAGGTGGAGGACGGAATCGTCAAGGATGCACGTTACAATGGTGAAGGCTGTTCGATTAGCATGTCATCGGCCTCTATGATGACCGAGGCAGTAAAAGGCCAAACTGTAGAGCGTGCTCTTGACTTGGCGGACCGGTTTTCCTGCCTAATGAAGGGTGATGCCGTAGATTTTGGTGACTATGAGGATATTGAAGCCCTTTCCGGTGTTAATAAATTTCCGGCTCGGATCAAATGTGCAACACTTGGATGGAACGCGCTTCGCAAAGGAATAGACGAAGAAGAGCAGCACAAATAA
- a CDS encoding ABC transporter ATP-binding protein — protein MKLEAHQASLTSSDKAKENKTLEERFVYKDDDQMDKAFDWKQFTRLFGYMRPYAKQMLPLVIIMMILGTITKLTVPFLTSLAIDRAIAPKNGNPSLTLLYILTGCVIVLYMVQWIAGVYRIKYTNVIGQRVIYDLRGDLFKHIQKLSFNFFDKRPAGSILVRVTNDINSLQDLFTNGVVNLMIDCVQLLGIMIILLLINWKLGLAVMVTVPIMFLISTKLRQKIRIAWQDVRLKNSRINSHLNESIQGIRVTQAYTQEQENMNYFDAMNTDSRKAWNKASAMNQGFGPIIEITGGLGTMILFWLGAYLIQSGELTIGALVAFSTYVSNFWDPINRLGQMYNQLLVAMASSERIFEYLDEEPMVQDKPDAKPLPKIKGDIQFNKVIFEYEKGRAALKGIDLDVKAGQSIALVGHTGSGKSTIINLIGRFYDITHGQVTIDGKDIRDVTLQSLREQIGIVLQDTFIFSGTIRDNIRFGRLNASDSEVEDAAKAVDAHEFIMKLPRGYETEVEERGSALSMGQRQLLSFARALLADPRILILDEATASIDTETELKIQDALKILLRGRTSFIVAHRLSTIRHADKIVVLDHGEIKEEGTHRELTARDGVYNGLIEAQFRFL, from the coding sequence ATGAAACTTGAAGCCCATCAGGCCAGCTTAACAAGCTCGGACAAGGCTAAAGAGAATAAGACTCTTGAAGAGCGGTTCGTGTATAAGGATGATGACCAAATGGATAAAGCCTTTGACTGGAAGCAGTTCACAAGACTGTTTGGTTATATGAGGCCTTATGCGAAGCAAATGCTGCCACTGGTCATAATTATGATGATACTGGGGACAATCACCAAGCTCACGGTTCCTTTTTTAACGAGTCTTGCGATTGATCGTGCTATTGCTCCAAAGAATGGGAATCCAAGTCTGACGCTATTATATATTCTGACCGGCTGCGTAATTGTGTTGTATATGGTGCAATGGATTGCGGGTGTGTACCGGATTAAGTATACGAACGTAATTGGACAAAGGGTTATTTATGATTTGCGCGGGGATTTATTTAAGCATATTCAGAAGCTCTCATTCAATTTTTTTGACAAAAGACCTGCTGGATCGATACTTGTACGCGTTACCAATGATATTAACTCTCTGCAGGATTTGTTCACTAACGGTGTCGTGAATTTGATGATCGACTGTGTTCAACTGCTTGGTATTATGATTATCCTACTGCTAATTAACTGGAAGCTAGGACTGGCAGTGATGGTTACTGTACCAATAATGTTCCTGATATCGACTAAGCTGCGGCAGAAAATCCGTATTGCCTGGCAGGATGTTCGATTAAAGAATTCACGGATTAATTCCCATTTGAACGAATCTATCCAGGGTATCCGGGTAACTCAAGCTTATACACAAGAGCAGGAAAATATGAATTATTTTGACGCTATGAACACGGACAGCCGTAAGGCCTGGAATAAAGCTTCCGCTATGAATCAGGGTTTTGGACCGATTATTGAAATAACAGGTGGGCTGGGTACTATGATCCTCTTCTGGCTGGGGGCCTACTTGATTCAGTCGGGGGAGCTTACCATCGGGGCACTTGTTGCTTTTAGTACCTATGTGAGCAATTTCTGGGATCCCATTAACCGTCTCGGACAAATGTACAATCAGCTGTTGGTGGCTATGGCCTCGTCCGAACGTATCTTTGAGTATTTGGATGAGGAACCCATGGTTCAAGATAAGCCGGATGCGAAGCCGCTTCCTAAGATTAAAGGAGATATACAATTTAACAAAGTTATTTTTGAATATGAGAAAGGCAGAGCTGCCCTGAAGGGAATCGATCTGGATGTCAAAGCGGGGCAATCGATCGCCCTTGTTGGGCATACAGGCTCAGGTAAAAGTACAATCATCAATTTGATTGGCCGATTCTATGATATCACCCACGGCCAAGTGACCATTGACGGGAAAGATATCCGCGATGTTACTCTGCAAAGCCTGCGTGAGCAGATCGGAATTGTACTTCAAGACACCTTCATTTTCTCAGGAACGATCAGAGATAATATTCGCTTTGGACGGCTTAATGCCAGCGACTCAGAAGTGGAAGATGCAGCCAAGGCGGTAGATGCACACGAATTTATCATGAAGCTGCCACGGGGTTATGAGACCGAGGTTGAAGAACGGGGGAGCGCCCTATCCATGGGTCAGCGCCAGCTGTTATCCTTCGCAAGGGCGCTTCTAGCAGATCCGCGAATCCTTATTTTGGACGAAGCTACAGCAAGTATCGATACGGAGACTGAGCTTAAGATTCAGGATGCACTTAAAATTCTGCTGCGGGGCCGTACTTCATTCATAGTAGCCCACCGTCTCTCAACCATTAGACATGCGGATAAAATCGTTGTACTGGATCACGGGGAAATCAAGGAAGAAGGAACGCATCGTGAACTGACTGCGCGTGACGGGGTGTATAACGGCCTCATTGAAGCTCAGTTCCGGTTTTTGTAG
- a CDS encoding LacI family DNA-binding transcriptional regulator translates to MKVNIFDVAKKSGLSVVTVSRVLNHSTTVRANNRDKVLQAMKDLNYQPNAAARSLALGRTGIIGLTVTTLDDSFLDRVVKEVNDRLTEQGYFLAISVHSPDAEAIHNPLFQEDRVDGLILLSPLHEEMYVRELEKKKIPFVMLDNQLDNPLVPSVIVHNRKGGYDAARHLIDLGHQRIAHISGPDPFLSSREREIGFRSALEESGLEPFCIERGEFTVSSGYDIASKWLQSDNLPTAIFAADDHIALGVINALQNAGVRVPQDISVVGYDDQLIASQLHPKLTTIRQPAEKIGRHGVELLLSWILESSRPEAKRAFQFEPELIIRQSTARVNG, encoded by the coding sequence TTGAAAGTTAATATTTTTGATGTGGCTAAGAAGTCCGGGCTTTCCGTTGTAACTGTTTCGAGAGTACTCAATCATTCAACAACCGTCCGTGCAAATAACAGAGATAAAGTGCTTCAAGCCATGAAAGATTTGAATTATCAGCCCAATGCCGCCGCACGCAGTTTGGCTCTTGGACGGACAGGGATCATCGGGTTAACCGTAACCACGCTTGACGACTCCTTTCTAGATCGTGTAGTCAAGGAAGTGAATGACCGGTTGACCGAGCAGGGCTATTTTCTGGCCATTTCTGTTCATTCACCGGATGCAGAGGCTATACATAATCCCTTATTTCAGGAGGATCGGGTGGATGGACTGATTTTACTTTCCCCACTTCATGAGGAAATGTACGTTCGTGAATTGGAAAAGAAGAAAATTCCGTTTGTTATGCTGGATAATCAGCTGGATAATCCCTTAGTTCCATCAGTAATCGTACATAACAGAAAAGGCGGATACGATGCAGCCAGACATTTAATCGATTTGGGACATCAGAGAATTGCCCATATTAGCGGCCCAGATCCTTTTCTTAGTAGTAGGGAAAGAGAAATTGGATTTCGGTCGGCGCTCGAAGAATCTGGGTTAGAGCCCTTTTGTATTGAACGCGGTGAGTTTACGGTTTCCTCGGGTTATGATATTGCATCGAAATGGTTACAGTCGGACAATCTTCCAACAGCAATTTTTGCAGCGGATGATCATATAGCCCTTGGAGTAATAAATGCTTTGCAAAACGCGGGTGTTCGGGTTCCGCAGGATATTTCGGTGGTTGGCTATGATGATCAGCTTATTGCTTCACAGTTACACCCAAAGCTTACAACAATCCGCCAACCGGCGGAGAAGATTGGACGGCATGGAGTGGAACTCCTGCTGAGCTGGATTCTTGAATCATCGAGACCGGAAGCAAAGCGTGCATTCCAGTTCGAACCGGAGTTGATCATCCGCCAATCAACGGCGAGAGTGAATGGATAA
- a CDS encoding ABC transporter ATP-binding protein encodes MEVLRQLRGFYREKLHFLILSILCLAAATAVGLIIPNLLRKLIDDVIIPRNFTEVPFLALSVLGVIFIKACLQFTHGFFGGRLGNFLAYRLRNACYEKLQFLSFRYYDTAKTGDLMSRLTGDLEAIRLFIGFGFAQLLNVFFMVAFGSIMMFTLNWQLTLVTLITMPFLAGVALRFESKIHPAFQEMRMALSALTTAVQENVTGVRTVKSFAREDYEVEKFSHRNERYKNNQIFAAELWSKFFPVMELLASVSIAILLGVGGTLVIHDKMSLGELVAFFSLIWYIIGPIWGLGFHINNYTQSKASGERVLEVLNQRIDVEDKESARELESSTVQGHVVFDHVTFAYGNKLPAVTDIHFEAAPGSVIGFLGGTGSGKSTVTQLMMRAYDVNSGSIKLDGVDIREYSVHSLRSQIATVFQETFLFSSSIRNNISYGLKNVTIEEIIRAAQLAKAHEFIMEMPHGYDTVVGERGMGLSGGQKQRIAIARALLKNPRILILDDATSAVDMETEHEIQAGFQEVMRDRTTLIIAHRISSLRHADQIIVLEEGRVIQQGTHNELIRIPGPYQDVYRIQYADYLARDTGTEGE; translated from the coding sequence ATGGAAGTTCTCAGGCAACTGCGGGGCTTTTACCGGGAGAAGCTACATTTTTTGATTCTTTCGATATTATGCTTGGCTGCCGCAACAGCAGTGGGATTAATCATCCCCAATTTATTAAGAAAGCTCATCGATGATGTCATTATTCCCCGCAACTTTACAGAGGTTCCGTTCTTGGCTCTCAGTGTACTCGGGGTAATCTTCATTAAAGCCTGTTTACAGTTCACACATGGATTCTTTGGAGGCAGACTGGGGAATTTCCTTGCATACCGGCTGCGCAATGCCTGTTATGAGAAGCTGCAGTTTCTGTCTTTTCGTTATTATGATACGGCTAAAACGGGGGATTTGATGTCCCGGCTGACTGGGGATCTGGAAGCCATTCGCTTATTTATCGGCTTTGGATTTGCGCAACTTCTTAACGTCTTTTTTATGGTGGCTTTTGGGTCTATCATGATGTTCACACTTAACTGGCAGCTTACATTGGTCACTTTAATTACAATGCCTTTTCTGGCTGGGGTAGCTTTACGGTTTGAATCCAAAATTCATCCGGCCTTTCAGGAGATGCGTATGGCGCTGAGCGCCTTAACTACGGCGGTTCAGGAGAATGTAACGGGTGTGCGGACGGTGAAGTCATTTGCCCGCGAAGATTATGAAGTAGAGAAATTCTCCCATCGAAATGAACGTTACAAGAATAATCAGATTTTTGCTGCGGAGCTGTGGAGTAAGTTTTTTCCGGTGATGGAGCTTCTGGCCTCGGTTAGTATAGCGATTCTGCTGGGAGTCGGAGGTACACTTGTCATTCATGATAAAATGTCGCTCGGGGAATTAGTGGCCTTTTTCAGCTTAATCTGGTACATTATTGGACCGATATGGGGGCTGGGCTTTCATATTAATAACTATACACAGTCCAAGGCTTCCGGTGAACGGGTACTTGAGGTGCTTAACCAGAGAATTGACGTGGAGGATAAGGAAAGCGCACGCGAGCTAGAATCCTCTACGGTGCAAGGACATGTAGTTTTTGATCATGTTACTTTTGCTTACGGGAATAAATTGCCTGCAGTAACAGATATACATTTTGAAGCTGCACCGGGTTCGGTCATAGGATTCCTAGGAGGTACCGGTTCAGGCAAGTCGACGGTTACGCAGCTGATGATGCGTGCCTACGACGTAAACTCAGGAAGCATAAAGCTGGATGGTGTTGATATCAGAGAATACAGTGTTCACAGTCTGCGCTCGCAGATTGCTACTGTATTTCAGGAGACCTTCCTATTCTCTTCCTCCATCCGTAACAATATATCCTATGGTCTTAAGAATGTGACGATAGAGGAGATTATCCGGGCCGCCCAGCTGGCAAAAGCACATGAGTTCATCATGGAAATGCCTCACGGCTATGATACGGTTGTAGGAGAGCGGGGAATGGGCTTGTCGGGCGGACAAAAACAGCGTATCGCTATCGCGAGAGCACTTTTGAAGAATCCCCGGATTCTTATCCTTGATGATGCCACAAGCGCAGTAGATATGGAAACAGAACATGAGATTCAGGCAGGTTTCCAAGAGGTCATGCGCGACCGCACAACCCTGATTATCGCACACCGGATATCTTCACTCCGTCATGCGGATCAGATCATTGTGTTAGAAGAGGGTCGTGTGATACAACAAGGAACACACAATGAACTTATCCGGATACCGGGTCCTTATCAGGATGTCTATCGGATCCAGTACGCAGATTATCTGGCCAGAGACACTGGAACAGAAGGGGAGTGA